One Capsicum annuum cultivar UCD-10X-F1 chromosome 2, UCD10Xv1.1, whole genome shotgun sequence genomic window carries:
- the LOC107843889 gene encoding uncharacterized protein LOC107843889, whose amino-acid sequence MFKQFQLDSYYQSSKGTMVTNEEGRSININEIFVDEYHITIHQDSTSNSQEISENERQWIHSLEKRRGYTGLLQKPKIQKVPKMHREIESNVRCYEPLVVSIGPFHRGKPELQLMEKHKELLAIQFADQDSTKERPEGVLPWLSTNSVSIDELYEKVKNIMPNVRECYDDELIKKYSHEEFAQIMLLDGCFILQYFHCIVTGNYTELKMKSHDIAFIRRDLFLLENQLPFEVLQVLMSCKFKNNEGMEMIKKFISSAHTKPTPPHGFIQGIKDFFLDLFGDTQKVMSFLGKICGEEGPPFTKQESTKIWLPSHLLELLKTHLIDPNAFSEGGCYLRGEWCSYRSAIELRRAGIRFRPGKSRRLSEVKFTSFHCSALLTLPPITVDDSTKSEFLNLVAYEACPDTPDDFGITSFLTFMDSLIDHAEDVKELRSKGILLNFLGSDQEVADLFNEIARDLVPNPHAYVDVKDQIEKHYYSKSKIWIAEWKNTHFTSPWTVFAFIAALFVIGLEVTSTFLAGIQTYYTVHPKGS is encoded by the coding sequence ATGTTCAAGCAATTTCAGTTAGACAGTTACTATCAATCTTCTAAAGGAACAATGGTTACTAATGAAGAAGGTAGAAGCATCAACATTAATGAAATATTTGTTGATGAATATCATATAACGATTCATCAAGATTCAACCtcaaattctcaagaaatcaGTGAAAATGAGAGACAGTGGATACATTCATTGGAGAAGAGAAGAGGGTACACTGGCTTATTGCAGAAGCCAAAAATTCAAAAGGTCCCAAAAATGCATCGCGAGATTGAATCAAACGTAAGGTGCTATGAGCCCCTTGTGGTTTCTATCGGACCATTTCACCGTGGCAAACCAGAACTTCAGCTTATGGAGAAGCACAAGGAGTTACTGGCAATTCAGTTTGCTGATCAAGATAGTACCAAAGAAAGACCAGAAGGGGTCTTACCATGGCTTTCGACAAATTCAGTGTCTATTGATGAGCTTTACGAAAAGGTCAAGAACATTATGCCTAATGTCAGGGAGTGTTATGATGATGAATTGATCAAAAAATACAGCCATGAGGAGTTCGCACAGATTATGCTCCTGGATGGATGCTTCATCCTCCAATACTTTCACTGCATTGTCACCGGCAATTATACGGAGCTCAAAATGAAGAGCCACGATATAGCTTTCATTCGTCGTGATCTCTTCTTACTTGAGAATCAGTTACCATTTGAAGTCTTGCAGGTGCTAATGAGCTGTAAGTTCAAGAATAATGAAGGAATGGAGATGATAAAAAAGTTCATCTCGAGTGCACATACAAAACCTACTCCACCTCACGGATTCATCCAAGGTATCAAGGAtttctttcttgatttatttggggaTACTCAAAAAGTTATGAGCTTTCTTGGAAAGATCTGTGGAGAAGAAGGGCCTCCCTTTACAAAACAAGAAAGCACTAAAATCTGGCTTCCTTCTCATCTCCTCGAGCTATTAAAAACACATCTCATAGATCCGAATGCTTTCTCTGAAGGTGGGTGCTATCTAAGGGGTGAGTGGTGCTCTTATCGTTCAGCCATTGAGCTGCGGAGAGCAGGAATCCGTTTCAGGCCTGGAAAGAGTCGTCGTCTTTCAGAGGTTAAGTTCACTTCATTTCATTGCTCAGCTCTTTTAACACTTCCACCAATAACCGTAGATGATTCAACCAAGTCGGAGTTTTTAAACTTGGTCGCGTATGAAGCATGTCCTGATACACCAGATGACTTTGGAATTACATCTTTTCTTACCTTCATGGATTCTCTTATCGATCACGCTGAAGATGTGAAGGAGCTGAGATCAAAAGGTATACTTCTTAACTTTCTTGGAAGTGATCAAGAAGTGGCAGATCTCTTCAACGAGATAGCAAGAGATTTGGTGCCTAATCCACATGCCTATGTTGATGTGAAAGACCAAATTGAGAAACATTACTATAGCAAAAGCAAAATATGGATTGCTGAGTGGAAGAACACTCATTTTACTTCCCCATGGACTGTTTTTGCATTTATCGCAGCACTTTTTGTCATTGGTTTGGAAGTCACTAGTACATTCCTAGCAGGAATTCAGACCTATTATACAGTCCATCCAAAAGGGAGTTAG
- the LOC107858383 gene encoding serine/threonine-protein kinase WNK8-like → MDFELYKVVEKSPCGKYVRYNHMLGEGASKKVYFGWDGVEKIDIAWNKIAFRSGEDEEEEAILLKSLNHERVMKCFAYWFDSTSKTLNMITELFPSGSLKEYLSKNYNGVGVDLSPKIIHRDIKCDNVFVDSDGKRVTLGDFGLAVRVKEGDFVNDQQVKCTPEFMAPECFEGEYNELVDVYAFGMCLLEMVTGEYPYMECSNQMQVFKKVFSGLKPASLGQVKDSGVRDIIEKCLLPVSVRPSAEELLKDPFFPYSDASSKLEACAPDVSLATSHRFRGLHCCARVVAWTRKKCKLVQHQKVNPLNLD, encoded by the exons atggattttgaatTATACAAAGTTGTTGAGAAATCTCCTTGTGGTAAATATGTTAGATACAATCACATGTTGGGTGAAGGAGCTTCCAAAAAAGTCTACTTTGGTTGGGATGGTGTTGAGAAAATTGATATTGCATGGAACAAAATTGCTTTTCGCAGCGgcgaagatgaagaagaagaagctatTCTGTTGAAGTCGTTAAACCATGAAAGGGTTATGAAGTGTTTCGCTTATTGGTTTGATTCCACGTCCAAAACTCTTAACATGATCACGGAGTTATTCCCCTCGGGCAGCTTGAAAGAGTATCTGTCCAAGAATTATAATGGTGTTGGCGTTGATTTG AGTCCGAAGATCATCCATCGGGACATCAAGTGCGACAATGTCTTCGTTGATAGTGATGGGAAGCGAGTTACGCTTGGAGATTTTGGGTTGGCGGTTCGTGTTAAAGAGGGTGATTTCGTGAATGACCAACAAGTTAAATGTACCCCTGAATTTATGGCTCCTGAGTGCTTTGAAGGGGAATACAACGAGCTGGTCGATGTATATGCATTCGGGATGTGTCTACTTGAGATGGTTACGGGTGAATATCCATATATGGAATGCAGTAATCAGATGCAGGTGTTCAAGAAAGTGTTCAGTGGCCTAAAGCCTGCGTCTCTAGGACAGGTGAAGGATTCCGGAGTGAGAGATATTATCGAGAAGTGTTTGCTTCCCGTGTCTGTTAGACCGTCTGCAGAAGAGTTGCTGAAAGATCCGTTCTTTCCATACAGCGATGCATCATCAAAATTGGAGGCTTGTGCTCCCGATGTAAGTTTAGCAACTAGTCATCGGTTCAGGGGATTACATTGTTGTGCTAGGGTCGTTGCTTGGACTCGTAAAAAATGTAAACTGGTGCAGCATCAGAAAGTGAATCCACTCAACTTAGACTAG